The following coding sequences are from one Rhodobiaceae bacterium window:
- the mmgC gene encoding acyl-CoA dehydrogenase, with amino-acid sequence MALDLETRDQLLSTIRRFVDERLRPIEDQVSENDEVPEEIVQEMRDLGLFGISIPTEYGGLGLTMEEECLLLFELGRTSPAFRSVIGTNVGIGSQGIVMHGRQDQKEEWLPKLATGEAIASFALTEPEAGSDAASLKTTAIRDGDHYIVNGTKRYITNAAKASMFTLMARTDPDTPGAKGVSAFVCPADAPGISLGKSEKKMGQQGAHICDVIFDNARIPASCLLGDEEGKGFVTAMQVLERGRLHISAVCVGVAERLIEDATKYAAERKQFGQPIGNHQLVQAMLADCKTEAYAARCMVMDASKRRDAGEDVGTESSCCKYFASEMVGRVADKAVQIFGGAGYVADYGVERFYRDVRIFRIYEGTSQIQQMIIGRNMVREASA; translated from the coding sequence ATGGCCCTTGATCTCGAAACACGCGATCAACTTTTGTCCACTATTCGACGGTTTGTCGACGAACGGCTCCGACCCATTGAAGATCAAGTGTCGGAAAACGACGAAGTACCTGAAGAGATCGTTCAGGAAATGCGTGACCTGGGCCTTTTCGGCATTTCAATCCCGACCGAATATGGCGGGCTTGGCCTCACCATGGAGGAGGAGTGCCTGCTTCTTTTCGAACTGGGACGAACATCTCCAGCATTCCGCTCCGTCATTGGGACGAATGTCGGTATCGGGTCCCAGGGCATTGTCATGCATGGTCGCCAGGATCAGAAAGAAGAGTGGCTTCCAAAGCTTGCAACAGGCGAAGCCATTGCAAGTTTTGCACTGACAGAGCCGGAGGCGGGATCAGACGCGGCATCGCTTAAGACAACAGCGATCCGTGATGGTGACCACTACATCGTGAATGGCACGAAGCGCTATATCACCAATGCAGCGAAAGCGAGCATGTTCACCTTGATGGCGCGGACCGATCCGGACACGCCTGGCGCTAAGGGTGTCTCAGCATTTGTCTGTCCCGCCGATGCGCCGGGTATTTCGCTCGGCAAATCAGAGAAAAAGATGGGCCAGCAGGGCGCGCATATTTGCGATGTCATTTTTGACAATGCCCGTATCCCAGCCAGTTGTCTGCTCGGCGACGAGGAAGGCAAGGGCTTTGTCACGGCCATGCAAGTGCTCGAACGTGGACGCCTTCACATTTCGGCAGTCTGTGTTGGCGTGGCAGAACGACTTATCGAAGATGCCACAAAATATGCGGCGGAACGGAAGCAGTTCGGACAGCCTATCGGCAATCATCAGCTGGTGCAGGCCATGCTCGCAGACTGCAAGACCGAAGCTTATGCGGCGCGCTGCATGGTGATGGACGCCTCCAAGCGTCGTGATGCGGGTGAAGATGTAGGAACCGAGTCGTCCTGCTGTAAATATTTCGCCTCAGAGATGGTTGGCCGCGTCGCAGACAAAGCGGTGCAGATTTTTGGTGGCGCTGGGTATGTCGCTGACTATGGTGTTGAGCGTTTCTACCGGGACGTTCGTATCTTCCGGATCTACGAAGGCACCAGCCAGATCCAGCAGATGATTATTGGCCGTAACATGGTTCGCGAAGCATCTGCTTAA
- the gstB gene encoding glutathione S-transferase GST-6.0 codes for MKIYDDTRAPNPRRVRIYLAEKGIDVPLEQTPVMERANRTEAFKEKNALQQIPVLELDDGTCIAESLAICRYFEAANPENPLFGSTPLEQAQVEMWNRRIEFQLLGTVGAYWRHCHPLTAALGGQIKEAGEAGKKRAEFILNWLNEDLAGRDYFAGDSFTVADITALCVIDFATFVGIPIPEDAANLKAWHERVSARPSATA; via the coding sequence ATGAAAATCTATGACGACACACGCGCACCCAATCCGCGGCGCGTCCGCATCTACCTGGCGGAGAAGGGCATCGACGTTCCGCTGGAACAAACACCGGTGATGGAACGCGCAAACAGGACTGAGGCGTTTAAAGAAAAGAACGCGCTCCAGCAGATACCTGTTCTGGAGCTGGATGATGGCACCTGTATCGCGGAGAGCCTTGCAATCTGCCGCTACTTCGAAGCAGCAAATCCTGAGAACCCACTGTTCGGATCAACACCGCTTGAGCAGGCGCAGGTTGAGATGTGGAACCGCCGGATTGAGTTTCAGCTGCTTGGCACAGTGGGTGCATATTGGCGCCATTGCCATCCACTGACAGCGGCTCTTGGTGGACAGATCAAGGAAGCTGGAGAAGCCGGCAAGAAACGCGCTGAGTTCATTCTGAATTGGCTGAACGAAGACCTCGCAGGCCGTGACTATTTTGCCGGTGACAGCTTTACGGTGGCAGACATCACGGCGCTCTGTGTCATCGACTTTGCGACCTTTGTCGGCATCCCTATTCCTGAAGATGCAGCCAACCTCAAAGCCTGGCATGAGCGTGTCTCCGCACGACCGAGTGCGACTGCCTGA
- the yicJ gene encoding inner membrane symporter YicJ translates to MSAIDHTGESESGSQDRVPFGHLVAYAQMTLPLAVIGLPIAIYIPAFYSGTLGLNLAAVGVVLMLARFSDVITDPLIGRMSDRTRGSFGRRRPWIALGVPLMALSAFMLFVPSEPVSLGYLFLWISAIYLGFTLITIPYGAWGAELSTDYRERSRITGAREVFLLIGLISAILIPVVWAIVSGAETQEGELNSVSKEAMASLGWMVILLLPLCAAILFWKIREPAPQTTQTISLADGLKAIMRNGPFRRVLISTMVSALAGSLNAAVAILFYDHVLKLGEAGFVLILVLFGTAALGSPFWVSLGNKMGKHRALCVAVFLSMLAFSSVPLVVYFIVPVSPDFTFVAMFLITMVQGFAFGAGAILGASMLADVVDLDMMRSGEHRTGLLFAFLGFARKFFEAAGVGIALPLIAFLGFDPQAEAQTESGTFGIVMVYCLLPLGLWTISALVIWNFPITAERLTRIREAYARRAVRRGDAEQGSVIPGVTVQPLPAD, encoded by the coding sequence ATGTCGGCAATAGATCACACAGGGGAATCAGAAAGCGGCTCGCAAGACAGGGTCCCCTTTGGGCATCTGGTCGCCTACGCGCAAATGACCTTGCCCCTCGCTGTGATTGGTCTGCCCATCGCCATTTACATCCCCGCATTTTATAGCGGGACACTTGGGTTGAACCTTGCCGCGGTCGGTGTGGTCCTCATGCTGGCGCGTTTCTCTGACGTGATCACTGATCCGCTGATTGGACGCATGAGTGACCGGACGCGAGGCAGTTTTGGTCGCCGCCGACCTTGGATCGCCCTGGGCGTGCCGCTCATGGCGCTGTCCGCCTTCATGTTGTTTGTGCCAAGTGAACCAGTGTCGCTAGGATATTTGTTTCTCTGGATCTCAGCGATTTACCTCGGCTTCACGCTGATCACCATCCCCTATGGCGCCTGGGGCGCGGAGCTTTCGACCGACTATCGCGAACGTAGCCGCATTACTGGCGCGAGAGAGGTCTTCCTGCTGATTGGTCTGATCTCAGCCATCCTTATTCCTGTCGTGTGGGCCATTGTATCAGGCGCCGAAACGCAAGAAGGCGAACTAAATTCTGTTTCCAAAGAGGCGATGGCATCTCTCGGATGGATGGTGATCCTCCTATTGCCTCTCTGCGCGGCGATCCTGTTCTGGAAAATCCGGGAGCCCGCACCGCAGACGACGCAAACAATTTCGTTGGCGGATGGTCTAAAAGCCATCATGCGTAATGGTCCATTTCGCCGCGTCCTGATCTCTACAATGGTGAGCGCATTGGCCGGATCATTGAACGCTGCGGTGGCGATCCTGTTTTACGATCATGTGTTGAAACTGGGCGAAGCAGGTTTTGTGCTCATCCTCGTACTCTTTGGCACTGCGGCGCTCGGCTCCCCATTCTGGGTATCGCTGGGCAACAAGATGGGCAAGCATCGCGCGCTTTGCGTTGCTGTGTTCCTGTCAATGCTCGCATTCAGCTCGGTGCCGCTGGTTGTCTACTTCATCGTTCCCGTGTCGCCTGACTTTACCTTTGTCGCGATGTTCCTGATCACAATGGTGCAAGGCTTTGCCTTTGGCGCGGGGGCGATTTTGGGTGCTTCAATGCTCGCTGACGTTGTTGACTTGGACATGATGCGTTCGGGCGAACACCGCACCGGTCTCCTGTTTGCGTTCCTGGGGTTTGCACGGAAGTTCTTTGAAGCCGCAGGTGTTGGCATTGCGCTGCCGCTCATCGCGTTCCTGGGATTTGATCCCCAGGCGGAGGCGCAAACCGAAAGCGGGACGTTTGGCATTGTGATGGTCTATTGCCTGCTGCCTCTTGGCCTTTGGACCATCTCCGCCTTGGTGATTTGGAACTTCCCGATCACGGCCGAGCGCCTGACGCGCATCAGAGAAGCCTATGCGCGCCGCGCGGTAAGGCGGGGTGATGCAGAGCAGGGATCAGTCATTCCAGGCGTAACTGTGCAGCCGCTACCAGCGGACTAA
- a CDS encoding PAS domain protein, with translation MKAAAKMGLPEKTDVVSAYSSEVLELRRKVGNDQIKPVEVSVLEAGPLREMHDFWNKARDGMPMPCSSCIDPVALPKRLSQVFVIAVEHEPLRFRFRIMGEDVINAFGVNVCGQEVSTIESHGLPTGKLLHETYAWVVDQRKPIAMAGPNGALQDGFKRHEMIYLPFSNGGCQITNILGASVYYRT, from the coding sequence ATGAAGGCGGCGGCGAAGATGGGGCTCCCCGAGAAAACTGATGTTGTGTCTGCTTACTCCAGCGAGGTTTTGGAACTTCGCAGGAAGGTTGGCAATGACCAGATAAAACCGGTTGAGGTTTCCGTATTGGAGGCAGGCCCGCTCCGCGAGATGCATGACTTCTGGAACAAGGCGCGAGATGGCATGCCAATGCCCTGTTCGTCCTGTATTGACCCTGTTGCTCTTCCAAAACGACTGTCACAAGTGTTTGTCATCGCTGTCGAGCACGAACCATTGCGCTTTCGCTTTCGCATTATGGGCGAAGACGTCATCAACGCGTTTGGCGTAAATGTCTGTGGGCAAGAAGTTTCTACCATCGAGTCTCACGGTCTTCCGACAGGCAAGCTGCTTCACGAGACATATGCATGGGTAGTAGACCAGAGAAAACCTATTGCTATGGCTGGTCCCAATGGTGCGCTTCAAGACGGTTTCAAACGCCATGAAATGATCTATCTGCCATTTTCCAATGGTGGGTGCCAGATCACCAATATCCTGGGCGCATCCGTCTACTATCGCACCTGA
- the limB gene encoding limonene 1,2-monooxygenase: MVTLSALDQSPIREGGTGAQALQETIDLARACEAAGYQRYWVAEHHSGSSFAGSAPEIMIGAIAAATNTIRVGSGGVMLPHYSPLKVAETFRVLHALYPDRIDLGLGRAPGSDQKTSRALQPGPQAYGIDVFPQQVQLLQQFLEDAQGLKGDAGGLPVDHPYQGIHAVPRGPGMPDLWMLGSSSDGAAYAAQFGMPYCFAHFINQDAGPSPLEIYRNSFRPSGITSQPRGSIGVSVMVADTEEEAERQSASRNLWVLHLLQNKAGPFKSLDDALAFPLRPDEVQMLQSVKQRSITGTPEQVRGRLLQMGAEYGVDDFVILTITPDHEARKRSYQLLAQAFEVAHA; the protein is encoded by the coding sequence ATGGTAACGCTCAGCGCTCTCGATCAATCCCCCATCCGCGAAGGTGGCACCGGCGCGCAAGCGCTGCAGGAGACGATCGATCTTGCGCGCGCCTGCGAAGCTGCTGGCTACCAACGTTATTGGGTTGCTGAGCACCATAGCGGTTCCTCTTTCGCAGGCTCTGCCCCTGAAATCATGATCGGCGCTATAGCGGCGGCGACGAATACCATTCGCGTAGGGTCTGGTGGTGTCATGCTGCCTCATTACAGCCCGCTGAAAGTTGCCGAAACTTTTCGGGTGCTGCACGCCCTCTACCCTGATCGCATCGACCTGGGCCTTGGACGCGCACCGGGTTCCGATCAGAAGACCAGCCGCGCACTTCAGCCGGGACCTCAAGCTTATGGGATTGATGTATTCCCGCAGCAGGTTCAGTTGCTGCAGCAATTCCTGGAAGACGCACAGGGCCTCAAAGGCGACGCGGGCGGTCTACCTGTCGATCATCCCTATCAGGGCATCCACGCGGTTCCACGCGGACCGGGCATGCCTGATCTATGGATGCTGGGTTCAAGCTCAGATGGTGCGGCCTATGCGGCCCAGTTTGGCATGCCGTATTGTTTCGCCCATTTCATCAATCAGGATGCTGGACCCTCGCCACTCGAGATTTACCGCAACAGCTTTCGACCGTCCGGCATTACCTCGCAGCCACGCGGGTCGATCGGCGTGTCCGTCATGGTGGCTGACACGGAGGAAGAAGCCGAGCGCCAGTCCGCTTCACGGAACCTGTGGGTTCTCCATCTCCTGCAAAACAAGGCAGGGCCGTTTAAGTCGCTTGATGACGCACTCGCCTTTCCGCTCCGTCCCGACGAAGTACAGATGCTGCAGAGCGTGAAGCAGCGCAGCATTACCGGCACACCAGAACAGGTGCGGGGACGTCTTCTTCAGATGGGCGCGGAATATGGTGTCGATGACTTTGTCATCCTGACCATCACACCAGACCATGAAGCCCGGAAGCGTTCCTATCAGTTGCTGGCGCAAGCCTTCGAGGTAGCGCACGCTTAA
- a CDS encoding thioesterase superfamily protein has product MNAPTGRLEGYQAWEGGTDPFEDYAGPYFFKKMEDGSIKCAFEALPHHCNGGGFLHGGSLMTFADYALFALAGDVLDGPGVTVSFNSEFISAVGSGNLIEATGEVVRNTRSMIFVRGQVICGDDTLLNFSGVIKRIRK; this is encoded by the coding sequence ATGAACGCACCTACTGGACGGCTTGAAGGGTATCAGGCCTGGGAAGGGGGAACGGACCCTTTTGAAGACTATGCCGGGCCCTATTTCTTCAAGAAGATGGAAGATGGCTCCATCAAGTGTGCGTTTGAAGCCCTCCCCCATCACTGCAATGGTGGCGGCTTCCTGCATGGTGGGTCGCTGATGACATTTGCCGATTACGCGCTGTTCGCTCTGGCGGGTGATGTGCTGGATGGACCCGGCGTTACCGTCTCCTTCAACTCAGAGTTTATTTCCGCTGTCGGCTCAGGCAACTTGATCGAAGCCACCGGCGAAGTCGTTCGCAATACCCGCTCCATGATCTTCGTACGGGGTCAGGTAATTTGCGGCGATGACACGCTTTTGAACTTTAGCGGTGTGATCAAACGCATCCGGAAATAG